The nucleotide sequence tgcccatttttaaGAATGCAGATTCTGCGAAGTGCTGGTATGGCAACTGaaccaaaaaacttgaaagaaaatttcttcaactgtCTTTCTATGTATTAAAATAAGAACGTTGTTATcctgtcaattttaaaaaataataattctgtctgttgagaaaaaaattaatttggattcAACTTTCGCGTTTTTTAATGTTCCAGGAACCCAGAAAGCAGCCAAAGATCCAACATGTTACAGAGGTGACCAAAGTATGATGGCGTTGAGTTCAGCTCTGATAATGAAGATGCTGATGCTACTTCCAGCACTACTGAAAGTGATAGCAGCCAAGGCTATTTTCGGTTTAGCGATGGGTGTGGTATCGGTGATCCTTTCAAAAATGGCCTTATTACCCTTGCTTTTATCGTACGCGAATAAGCCTCCAGTTCACGGGAATGCTAACGTTGCTCCGACGACAGGATCTTTTAGACAAGGTTCGCACCAATTTCGCTTCGTACTCGTAATTCAATattagtaggtctaggtacttgaGATAAATTTTCGAcgaataattttcctttttatttcaCCCAGGAGTCAACCCAACCAACTTCGCCCTTACTACCGATAACTACAACACGTACTATCAACAAGAAGAACAACCAGGTAGACTGACCACAGCTGTAGGTGGATCGATAGACAACGATATTGGTCCAATTGACTACGGTCCAACGGCCATAAGCAGCGACAATGTCTGGTCCGAGAGTAAATTTATCAATAAGAATTACAACGTTGCAGCCAAAGATCCAAACTATGTACCACGAAAAGAACGGTATAGGTCGATAAGTCGTCGCCATGTTAGTAAACCTAAACGTACTCCTTATTCTGAAGTCGCATCCCATAACGATAGGTATTTAATGACTACAATTGTTCCGCGAACCGAACGAATGGAAAAACAACTCCAACTACCTGTCCGTATGAAACGGGATTTAAATCCGAAATTTAAACATGAAAACGAGCTATCAGTTTGAAGAGGAGGTAGGGGATTAGTGATTGATGGCGTTTTTATTTTACTCCGCTTCGCAAATGAGTATTTCATCGTGTTCTTCGTTTCATTCCATTAGATTTGTAATGATTCCTCGTGATAATGGTGTAATTACTATTTGATACTGGTGtatatatttttacaatatttattcGTCCCTTCCCCTTCCTACTCCTTCCAATTCAGTTTTTAACGAGTCGATTCTACACTCGACTAACCAATCACGAGGAAATGTACAGaattagattattgaaaatatgtatctatCGAATGTTATTATTGTTGATATAAACGTGTTTCAGAACGTTCCTATATAAATACTtgattgatattttcaaaataaagaaatatctacgtatctaattattttttccGCTTGTTTGAATGGAAAGATACTAACAatctttcatttgaaaattcaaacagatCACACAgagaacttcattttcaaaaaaactgtttacTAAAAAATGTAGGCtatcaaataaataaaaaataaaaagcatcttaatcaaattttgaaaatgaaaacatactTTGAGGATTTTTTATCGCTAATTGAATTTACactccatttttgaattttttctgaacccCGAGTTCAAAATTTGGAGTCCTTTGCCCTCCTGAGGTATTCAGATTacattctaaaaattattctgtcaaaaaaaaaaacaacgaaagaaatgaaaaaagaaaatgtttctTATTTCTTAATTAgaaagtaaatttaaaaacaaaagtgaCCCAAATAAATAAAGACGATAGAAAAAAttcttttatcaaattttgtaatgtgTGGTTTTGTGCATCGAAGTAAGCATAACAAAACGCCgaatacaatttgaaaatgaagatttattatttttaaatctcaaaagAAATAACAATTACCCATAACTTATAAATGACCTACTATTTACAATATGATACAATTATTACTTTATTCTTTCTTCGGAGGTGCATCGGGCAAGTCATCGATACCCTGTAAACACATACACACAAATTAATCACAATTTTTAGATTgtgtgaaaataatttacaaggaatacgtattacgtacagCTGGTTTGAATGGATTTCCTGTAAGGTGAAGATCTCTGAACCAGAACTGCTCTACCCAACCATCGTCGGTATACCGATTATAAGCCTGTGATAAACAGCACAACATAACGCATTAAAATTGGATGCATTGAACGCATAGAACACATATGTACTAAGCATTCTGAATAAATAGAATAATGAAGGGAAATACAGCTCGTAGTGTTCGTATACTGAATAATGAGCAAAATACAAGTATTGAAACGAAATTTAATTCTCCTACTTACATTTCCATACCAAAACTTATTCCACAGTGGACATAGTATCGAGGGAATGCTCGTCGTTACCACGATAACTCCAGCAGGGATGCAGACTTCGTACCACATGATTAACTAGAGCTAGAGCAATAGTTTTCTCGGATGAACAACAAATTAAAGTAAATGAGCGAATTTTAGTAatcttaattaaatttttcctaaTGAAGGTCAGAAATTCGgagattttgctcaatttttgataacaagAAAGAACGAGATGAAAATAACATAGAGAGCGCTGCGCACTGCGCATCAAGTTCAGtaaaacgtaaaataaaaaagttccaGTTCCCAATAGCGAAGTTTTCAACAAGTTCTCTACgaagtaaaaattaattaatcattGAAGTCATATTTAGAGTATtgccagaaacttgaaatttatttataacGATTAAAAGTTCAAGCTCAGCTTTTCCCTTgttgtcattttaaaaattgatccttCAATTCGACGTTGGTAACGCTGAATCACAATGCAGACTGCTTACCAAAGTCTGTTTTGTCAGCTTTCACTTTTCAGAGGATGAGgtacatttttctttcattcttgATTCTACGAAGATTTTTCTACttactaaaattaaaattgaccaaatttttttaatcaaaatttttatttttttatatcaaataAAAAAGGAACAAAGGAACAGAACAAACATACTGTAGGTACAAGTATCAAGTTTTTacaagttttaaatttaaatttaaaatgattaaaatttaaaattgagatcTCCAACTTCCAAAATGATCCACGACAAATATAAGAGGTAGgtaatacataattatacttatataataaatatatatttttttaaacctgaaaaCTAATaaagaacttcaaaaatttagaataatttacaCGTGCGACAAGCTTTATTGACACTTTTCAACCAATGAACAAATCCGTAAGTAGGTAGTCGAATAATACTAggtaataaaaaacaaaaatgattacAGGACTCGtactcaagtttttttcttaaaaagctAACTTCAGTAACTAAAAAAGCAGAAAATAGTGATCAAAATGTAACGTAAAAGTGGTGAAAcgcgaaagaaaaaatttaatgcagaGAGACtaaaatgacccaaaaacagactgattggaaatttttaaaaagttgaaccaacttcgcaactttttgataaaaaagcaaaacttttttggcaattttcggcaacgaagtgagaattttatgtttttgtgGTTGCAGGTAAAAGAAAATGGCAAGAAGCAAAACTTCAACAATCTTAGCAAAAACCAATACCCTTTGGGaattattgggaaaaaagtgatacctATTTTATTGACAATTTCTATCAGAAAACTAGAAAGCGAGATTTCAGATTTAgtcatttcgtcatttttgtAACAGctagaattttcaagaatttttggcattggtttttgaaataaaatcagcTATTTTGCTAGGaagcaacaatttttgtaatttttgaaaaagtaataatttttgataaaaagcaagacttcaaCAATATTGGCAAaaggaaaagttttttttggcaattttggacaattttatttaaaaaaaggagactttttggaattcttcaaaaaatgtgaaattttttagcaacttttccaatttctccagaagggggcagtttttgtcaatttttgacaaaaaacatgactgacaattttagcaagatGCAGAAGCAGGACTTTAtggcaaacaatttttaaaaaaatactatttcgcaattttggtcaaaaaagtgtaaattttgaaaaacttgtagaaaaagcagatttttttggaatttttaatttttgaaaaaaatggcaatttgtagccaatttttcaaaaaaagcgagaaagcgacaatttttgccaaatttttggcaattttcaacaaaaagcaagtctttgacaactttttgggaatcattgacaaaaaattacatgtacttgtttgcaaattttgttgaaaaagcgaGTCTGTTGAATTTATTCAGCGCACCTCATCCACCTGCGAGTTGACAAGACAGACTCTGGTTTAGTTTGGTCCAAAGCAATCTTCTGATGAGTTCAGATTTGAAATATTCCACGAATGAATATTTTGGAGTTCAAGGAGCTTTTGTCTTTCTTCCTTCCTTGATGATCAACAGTAGTGTTAGCTAATTATAAAATCCTATTCCCTTCAGCGAATAATCCAACAGGTCGATCGCTGGATCACTGCGAATCCAAGTTTACCATCTTTGATCGAGTACGTACCGGTGGAAATATTATTGTTTACATATTATTATCATGACTTGTAGAATTTATTATACGTGTTAGATCTAGAGtaataattttaacaaacacaacgtaattatttttcagCTACTAGCGtcgattgtttaaaaaaatgggcACGATTTCCGACGTGGAATTTCCTACGTGGGGTCTACTCCCTAAAAAAGAAACTGGAGTTTTGTCTTTTCTGTCTAAATACCCTAACTACGATGGCAGAGGGACCGTGATCGCAATATTTGATTCTGGAGTGGATCCCAGTGCACCGGGACTCCAGGTATTTATAATgcattccatttttaaaattaggtttTACTCGagttaattttgtattttggctTAGATCACAACTGATGGCAAACCTAAAGTTATCGAAAGATACGATTGTAGCGGCTCAGGAGATATTTGTACTTCGACCATTGTGAAAGCTGTAAATGGAGAAATTAAAGGATTATCTGGTCGTACGCTGAAGGTAATTTGAGTACACGTTAATCAACCACTATTGTACGATTGTTTacatttatgtgtttttttcaatagattcctaaaaaatggaaaaatccaaCCGGCGAGTACAGAATCGGTGTACGAAACTCGTACGATATTATGAATCGATATGTCAGAGATAGAGTTCAAAAGAATAGGAAAGAAAAACGATGGGATGGTCCGCATAAATCAGTGGTAGCTGCTTGTACTCAACAGTCGCAAGAGTTTAATAAGGTATCATCGTCGTTCGAGTGTTATTTTGCACAATTCAggctatttttgatttttaattttcctatTATCAGTCCTGCGAAGGTAAAGAACTTTCCAGAGAGGAGAAACTCTTGAAAGAAGACTTGGAAAGTCAAGTCGAGGCTTTGAATACGTTGGATAAAAAATACAACGATCCTGGTTCTATCTACGATTTCGTTTTATTCCACGATGGTACAAATTGGAAGTAAGTTTCGAAGCAAATATTACATTAGGCCTCTCCTCTCGACGTTACTTGAACCTGTATGTACTTTGTTAATAGTGCAGTAATGGATACCACTGAGAAAGGTAACCTGGAATCGTGCCCATTGCTGGCGGAATTCAGCGTTGATCCTCGTAGTCATGCTACATTCCCTGCTGAAATCCCTCTAACGTACTCGTTCAACGTTCACGATGGtggaaacattttggaaatttgtattTGCACATGTGAGTGAACTGAACTCGTTGAATTAGTTCTCCATCACTACCAATGATCTAGTTCTTGAtttatctgaattttttgttgttttcacaGCTACTCATGGTACTCACGTAGCTGCCATTACTGCCGCTAATTTCCCAGATGATCCGTCCAAAAATGGAGTAGCTCCGGGAGCTCAAATCATTTCGCTTACcataggtaaaaaaatatttactttgtaCCTAATGAGGTGATGAACACGACGTGTTTAATTAATTAATGGTTATCTTATCGTTCGCAGCTGATAACAGGATAGATACAATGGAGACCGGTACAGCTATGGCTCGAGCTATGATAAAGATAATGCAGAACTGtcgtaataataaaaaaatacacgtgaTAAATATGAGTTACGGTGAAATGAGTCATTTCAGTAACTCTGGGTGAGTACGAAAATACTTCTGAATTGACGTGCTTTATTAGAGAGCTATCTTGAGGACTCGATTTTTATGCATTAGGCGTATGGGTGATCTCATGAACGAAGTTGTTGATAAATACGGAGTAGTTTGGGTAGCAGCCGGAGGCAATCATGGTCCTGCTTTATTCACCGTTGGAACCCCACCGTGTATATCTACCAATAACATCATTGGTATTGAAAGTTTACTTGTTTATTcctcgttttttgattttttcgattaatttataTTCTTTTGAAGGCGTCGGAGCATTCGTATCACCTGATATGATGTCTATCGAGTACTCAATGCGTGAGAAATTGCCAGCTACGTGTTATTCGTGGAGTTCACGAGGACCTACGTTGGACGGTGACCGAGGTATCTCGGTTTGTGCTCCAGGAGGTGCCATTACATCGGTACCTaattatactttgaaaaatagcgAGCTTTATAACGGCACCAGTATGGCATCTCCTCATGTTTGCGGTGCTGTGGGTAAGCAAGGAAATACTTTGTGATTTGATGTTTGCCAAAGTAATGGTGATGATTGTGATCAATGTGGTGATTTTGCAGCTTGCCTGATATCTGGATTGCTACAAAATGAAATACCTTATAGTCCGTATTACATTAAAAGGGCATTGGAGAATACCGCCTATTTCCACGAAACTTACGATTATTTCGCTCAAGGATATGGTCTTCTACAGGTAGCctatttggtttattttttcatgttgaacgtTTAGAATTCCGGCACATTCACTCGAATTGTTTCAATTTCTAGGTCGAAAAAGCCTACGAATATTTGACCAATTACTCTAAAGAAATAGATATCCCAGTTAGATTCCACGTCACATGTCCCACTCAGGAAGGAAAAGGCATCGTAGTCCGATCCAATAGATTATCAGATTATAGAATCTCAGTCGAACCAATTTTCGCGAACAGCGACGAAGTTGGTAAGTATTCGCAGTCAATTTGAGCTTCTGAAAACCTTACGATATTTTTTACTtactgtactttttttttttttgaacagatcCTCAAGTCAAGATTGATTTTACGATGCATTTGGTACTAGTTTGCGACGCTCCTTGGGTTTCGATCCCAAAATACTTCGAATTAATCAACAGCACGAGGGAATTTGCTGCCAGAGTTGACCCTACCGGTTTGTTATCCGGTGTTCATGCTACGACGTAAGTTAATTTGTGACTCCTTCCCCCTTCCCCCAAAGTCGATTAATGttattggaataattttaaCCTTTTGTAACAGAATTAAAGCTTACGATTCTCGAAGACCAGAAAAAGGTGCTGTGTTTAAAGTAGAAGTAACTGTTCTGAAATACGATACTTTGGCCGAAGATGCGATCAAACCAGAGGTGAAATTTACCGATGTTGCATTCGGCGCTAATATCATTAAAAGGCATTTCATTAGAGTACCTGAAGAAGCCACCTGGGCTAGTGAGTATCTCAGTCAGACTATTTTCTTACTTGGTTGACTCGGTCTAAATTTTAACCTTTATCTGTTCCATGATAAGCTATCGAAATCGAGAACTTGGCCACATCCAAAGAGAAATCTGGTCGATTTATTCTCCATTGTTCTCAAATCCGTCCTCGTAGATCATGCAACGAAGTAGATTACCGCAAAACGTTCtttgtttttgataaaaacgaaTCTCCGTTAGGTTTGCAAGTCAAAGTGAGTAAAGATGGGTTTCATACGAGGAGTATTGCTGCATAAGTTATTTTATACTATGTATTTGTTTGTTATTTAGGGAGGTCTCATTCTACAAGTAACCCTAGCTAAATTTTGGAGCAGTCTGGGCGAGATGAGAGTAAACTACAGCGTACACTTTTCCGGATGTCATCCAAATCCTTCGGAATTGACGATGAGTCATTCCGAAGGTTTGTATAGATTCGATCTATATCCAAGTTTACAAACTGAAGAAGTTCAAGTGAACGCTTCGCTGAAAAATAACGTCACTGTTATAAAGTAGGTGTACTTACCATGAAAACAGTATActtattttcattcataaattaACCGGtattattatctatttttttgtaGACTGGTCGATTCTGTAATTAGTCCACTGACCAGCGAACGTGATATTATCCCACCTAACACGATTATTTATCAGCTTGTATTAACTTACAATTTCCACATCAACAAAGCCACCGATGTAACTTTAATATCGCCTTTCCTCAGTGATTATTTATACGAGAGTGATTACGAATCCCAGCTGTGGCTTCTTTTCGATAGTAATAAACGTTACATCGCCGCCGGAGACGCGTTTCCCGAACATGTGAGATAATTACACcaataatgatgaaatgaaatttcgaacCAACTCGCGATATAACTCGGTGATtctattttctaatttttagtaCACGGTGAAATTGGAAAAAGGCGATTATATCGTTAGGCAACAAGTACGTCACGATAGGAAAGACTTGCTGGAAAAGTTATCCGATATGCCGATGTTGTTGTCGCAAAAACTGGCCAATACTATTAATTTAGACGTCTACACTAGTTCTTCAAACGCTACATATGGAAAGAAGTTCAAATCGCTGACATTGGTTGGACGCAGCACCAATTTCGTACCGATTTATTTGGGCACTGCTCCTAATGATAAGTAAGtctcgaaaatttaaattcaacgaTATATCCGGAGTATTATTTTATCGTTGAACTGTATGGTATCCTGATcctcaaaaatctaattttataTCGTTTATCGTTTCAGACTTCCCAAATCGATCAGTCCGGGTCAATACCTCGTGGGAAGTGTATCATTTAGTAAAGATAAGGTCGGCAAAAAAGTGGTAAGTGAAAAACTCTCAGATTACAAAAACGATTcgatttcacaaattttacctGTTTTATTAGCAGGATTCGCATCCGATCAGATATTTCCTCGCCGATATtggaaaaaagaatcaaaaaccCACCGAGCCTCCGAAATCTAAAGACGAAGAATTCCAGGATGCGTATAAAGAATTTATGACCTCTTGGATATCTAAATATGGTGAGcgttggagaaattttcaaaaattctgaaaaaatcgaaaattaaggCGGcggttttgaaatgttttgaaatacaTACCTTGAATGGGGAATTGAGCCATTTAGTTTCAAATTCTCCCCTCTTAAAACCTTTCTGAACGATATGAATTTTCATTCTccttgtattttttaattacagaTCAAAACGACGAAAACGCTCGAATACTGTACGAGAAAATGACCACCAAGTTGGCTGATCATTTACTAATACACACTGCCATGTTACAAAATATGGAACCGGAGAGTCAACGTTATTATCCAGGATTCCCTAAACATAGTCCGACTCGTGAACATCTCTTAAAAGTTATATCTATCGCTGATATAGTTATCAAAGCAGTAAACCAAACCGAACTGCTGGCTTTCATCGGTACCAAGTCTGATTCGCAGTCTGATACGCCATCCAAACAAAAAACGtgagtaattttctgaaaatttgataaactgAATCCCTAATGATTAAGTTactgattgttttttttatttttctttccaagGTTAATGAATACAAATAAAACTGCGTTGATCGAGTCATTGGGACGGAAAGGATGCGCCATGGTTCAGTTCTACATCCTGTTCGGTGAACTTACAAACGACGAGGTGACCATTAATTTACAATCCATAGACGCGGTATGGCTCAACTTAATAAAGTACATCGATGCTCAAGATGTTAAAGTGAGTGTTTGAGGTTTTTGTACAGCCTATTtctcgagtaaaatttttcaggactAAATGAGCATTTCGTGTTGCAGGGATCTTCGTTATTTGCTGTTTGGCACGCGACTGCTTATGGCCATTACGGGCGTTTGGTTAAACTGCTTCTGAAACTATCAGAAGATAAACCTTCGGCCGAAGTGGACGGCAGCTTGTATTGgactttcaataaaataaaatgggaACACTGTTATCAATTGTATGGTAACAAGTTACTCGTTCATTATCCGCcgaatttccaacatttttaaacCACGATCAAGTTCGAGTTCACGAAGCCGGGAGCATACATAATACGTATTTCAAACGCGTCGGTTTCCTGCTGAAGGGAGATTTCGCGAAATGCATTTATTAGCAATATACTCCTTGTATAATCTTTTGTATGATAATATCATTGTGTACTGCATGTATTTTAATACCTATTATAAATATTAAACGTTATTTAATCTCGAAATATGATTGATTTGTACataatttataaatcaaaatcgcg is from Planococcus citri chromosome 1, ihPlaCitr1.1, whole genome shotgun sequence and encodes:
- the LOC135831696 gene encoding uncharacterized protein LOC135831696 isoform X1 gives rise to the protein MIRKFSPSRSTKTIFTRLFVLLYYLKLTSGIRLQGVSDLIHNFEAMDPEVLNLLTFRNKPANRNKEDASEINIMDVDTSDILNCFSTLSYVCFQKKILIYLDSLNRVDRINLFGGYLSFVRISKGLTPPITEQLLASRHISDESTLSNLLKEVFEDFVETHVLRITVPVINTRLDGRGARGHCYDFNLADAKDENGTIGTQKAAKDPTCYRGDQSMMALSSALIMKMLMLLPALLKVIAAKAIFGLAMGVVSVILSKMALLPLLLSYANKPPVHGNANVAPTTGSFRQGVNPTNFALTTDNYNTYYQQEEQPGRLTTAVGGSIDNDIGPIDYGPTAISSDNVWSESKFINKNYNVAAKDPNYVPRKERYRSISRRHVSKPKRTPYSEVASHNDRYLMTTIVPRTERMEKQLQLPVRMKRDLNPKFKHENELSV
- the LOC135831696 gene encoding uncharacterized protein LOC135831696 isoform X2 — encoded protein: MIRKFSPSRSTKTIFTRLFVLLYYLKLTSGIRLQGVSDLIHNFEAMDPEVLNLLTFRNKPANRNKEDASEINIMDVDTSDILNCFSTLSYVCFQKKILIYLDSLNRVDRINLFGGYLSFVRISKGLTPPITEQLLASRHISDESTLSNLLKEVFEDFVETHVLRITVPVINTRLDGRGARGHCYDFNLADAKDENGTQKAAKDPTCYRGDQSMMALSSALIMKMLMLLPALLKVIAAKAIFGLAMGVVSVILSKMALLPLLLSYANKPPVHGNANVAPTTGSFRQGVNPTNFALTTDNYNTYYQQEEQPGRLTTAVGGSIDNDIGPIDYGPTAISSDNVWSESKFINKNYNVAAKDPNYVPRKERYRSISRRHVSKPKRTPYSEVASHNDRYLMTTIVPRTERMEKQLQLPVRMKRDLNPKFKHENELSV
- the TppII gene encoding tripeptidyl-peptidase 2 isoform X2; the encoded protein is MGTISDVEFPTWGLLPKKETGVLSFLSKYPNYDGRGTVIAIFDSGVDPSAPGLQITTDGKPKVIERYDCSGSGDICTSTIVKAVNGEIKGLSGRTLKIPKKWKNPTGEYRIGVRNSYDIMNRYVRDRVQKNRKEKRWDGPHKSVVAACTQQSQEFNKSCEGKELSREEKLLKEDLESQVEALNTLDKKYNDPGSIYDFVLFHDGTNWNAVMDTTEKGNLESCPLLAEFSVDPRSHATFPAEIPLTYSFNVHDGGNILEICICTSTHGTHVAAITAANFPDDPSKNGVAPGAQIISLTIADNRIDTMETGTAMARAMIKIMQNCRNNKKIHVINMSYGEMSHFSNSGRMGDLMNEVVDKYGVVWVAAGGNHGPALFTVGTPPCISTNNIIGVGAFVSPDMMSIEYSMREKLPATCYSWSSRGPTLDGDRGISVCAPGGAITSVPNYTLKNSELYNGTSMASPHVCGAVACLISGLLQNEIPYSPYYIKRALENTAYFHETYDYFAQGYGLLQVEKAYEYLTNYSKEIDIPVRFHVTCPTQEGKGIVVRSNRLSDYRISVEPIFANSDEVDPQVKIDFTMHLVLVCDAPWVSIPKYFELINSTREFAARVDPTGLLSGVHATTIKAYDSRRPEKGAVFKVEVTVLKYDTLAEDAIKPEVKFTDVAFGANIIKRHFIRVPEEATWATIEIENLATSKEKSGRFILHCSQIRPRRSCNEVDYRKTFFVFDKNESPLGLQVKGGLILQVTLAKFWSSLGEMRVNYSVHFSGCHPNPSELTMSHSEGLYRFDLYPSLQTEEVQVNASLKNNVTVIKLVDSVISPLTSERDIIPPNTIIYQLVLTYNFHINKATDVTLISPFLSDYLYESDYESQLWLLFDSNKRYIAAGDAFPEHYTVKLEKGDYIVRQQVRHDRKDLLEKLSDMPMLLSQKLANTINLDVYTSSSNATYGKKFKSLTLVGRSTNFVPIYLGTAPNDKLPKSISPGQYLVGSVSFSKDKVGKKVDSHPIRYFLADIGKKNQKPTEPPKSKDEEFQDAYKEFMTSWISKYDQNDENARILYEKMTTKLADHLLIHTAMLQNMEPESQRYYPGFPKHSPTREHLLKVISIADIVIKAVNQTELLAFIGTKSDSQSDTPSKQKTLMNTNKTALIESLGRKGCAMVQFYILFGELTNDEVTINLQSIDAVWLNLIKYIDAQDVKGSSLFAVWHATAYGHYGRLVKLLLKLSEDKPSAEVDGSLYWTFNKIKWEHCYQLYGNKLLVHYPPNFQHF
- the TppII gene encoding tripeptidyl-peptidase 2 isoform X1, coding for MGTISDVEFPTWGLLPKKETGVLSFLSKYPNYDGRGTVIAIFDSGVDPSAPGLQITTDGKPKVIERYDCSGSGDICTSTIVKAVNGEIKGLSGRTLKIPKKWKNPTGEYRIGVRNSYDIMNRYVRDRVQKNRKEKRWDGPHKSVVAACTQQSQEFNKSCEGKELSREEKLLKEDLESQVEALNTLDKKYNDPGSIYDFVLFHDGTNWNAVMDTTEKGNLESCPLLAEFSVDPRSHATFPAEIPLTYSFNVHDGGNILEICICTSTHGTHVAAITAANFPDDPSKNGVAPGAQIISLTIADNRIDTMETGTAMARAMIKIMQNCRNNKKIHVINMSYGEMSHFSNSGRMGDLMNEVVDKYGVVWVAAGGNHGPALFTVGTPPCISTNNIIGVGAFVSPDMMSIEYSMREKLPATCYSWSSRGPTLDGDRGISVCAPGGAITSVPNYTLKNSELYNGTSMASPHVCGAVACLISGLLQNEIPYSPYYIKRALENTAYFHETYDYFAQGYGLLQVEKAYEYLTNYSKEIDIPVRFHVTCPTQEGKGIVVRSNRLSDYRISVEPIFANSDEVDPQVKIDFTMHLVLVCDAPWVSIPKYFELINSTREFAARVDPTGLLSGVHATTIKAYDSRRPEKGAVFKVEVTVLKYDTLAEDAIKPEVKFTDVAFGANIIKRHFIRVPEEATWATIEIENLATSKEKSGRFILHCSQIRPRRSCNEVDYRKTFFVFDKNESPLGLQVKGGLILQVTLAKFWSSLGEMRVNYSVHFSGCHPNPSELTMSHSEGLYRFDLYPSLQTEEVQVNASLKNNVTVIKLVDSVISPLTSERDIIPPNTIIYQLVLTYNFHINKATDVTLISPFLSDYLYESDYESQLWLLFDSNKRYIAAGDAFPEHYTVKLEKGDYIVRQQVRHDRKDLLEKLSDMPMLLSQKLANTINLDVYTSSSNATYGKKFKSLTLVGRSTNFVPIYLGTAPNDKLPKSISPGQYLVGSVSFSKDKVGKKVQDSHPIRYFLADIGKKNQKPTEPPKSKDEEFQDAYKEFMTSWISKYDQNDENARILYEKMTTKLADHLLIHTAMLQNMEPESQRYYPGFPKHSPTREHLLKVISIADIVIKAVNQTELLAFIGTKSDSQSDTPSKQKTLMNTNKTALIESLGRKGCAMVQFYILFGELTNDEVTINLQSIDAVWLNLIKYIDAQDVKGSSLFAVWHATAYGHYGRLVKLLLKLSEDKPSAEVDGSLYWTFNKIKWEHCYQLYGNKLLVHYPPNFQHF